From the genome of Acidobacteriota bacterium:
CGTCCAGCCTGTTCCCATACGGTTTTACAATGCCAAATCCCGTTTTTATCGCGTTCGAACCGCCGACCAACTTTGTGCCCTCGACGACTGCTGGTGTCCGCCAAGCCCGTGTATGAAGCGAAATCGCCTTAATCGAACAGGGAAACAGATCCTCTATACCTCTCCGATGGACTATCGCGTAGCGGTCGAGGAAATCGGCGTCGACAAGAAGGCAATGGATATCTTCTCTCTGATTGTCTATGGCGTCAAGAGGAGCAAGCAAGTACGCCTCACGTATATTGGTGGGACTGACGACAATTCGACACCGTCGATTGAACTGGGTATGTACCTGGATTTCATACATAATTGGTTTGCACGAGACGTGGGCCAAGGAACTGAGTACCTGTACAATATCAGCAACGCGATAAAGGATGCGTACCCAAAAGGCGACACCGATGGCTGGTGCTATCCGAGTGTTGCTCATCGGAACGGTGCTCTTAACGCCGCGTTCATCCCGTCGAAAGCGGACAACAAGCTAGAGATCCTCGCGGTGATTGCCGCGCAAACTTGGAGGTGGACAGCCGACGGCACGGACCAGTACGAGGTGAAGTTTATGCGAGTTGGCTTTGTAGGGGCCAAGGGGAAACTGCTATATGAACCATATGATCACAGCAAACACGCTGAGTTGGTGCCGGGCTACGAGCCTCCAGATCTTGCGAGTATCGTAGGGTGAGCGCCATCGCGTCACGGTAGCAGCATGTCCGACAGTTAGGAGCCGTCCATTTCGAATAGCGAACCGAGACATTGATGGTCAGGAACTAGACGTGCCTGCCCCGCATGGGCAACGCCTCGACAGAAGACAAACGACAGCAGGTCCTTGACGAGGCGTCCCGGACCAGGGTCGAGAGCATCGTGACGGGCGCTGAGGGACGGTACGAAATCGCGCGACATGCACGCAGACGATGCCTCGGTGTGCACAACGCCTACGACTTTCTGTCGGTGGCCCCTTTTGGCACCGCGTGCGGATCTCGGCGAGCATCCGGCCCCAGCCGGCACCATTCGCGGCACTTGGATCGCCGTCCCTGTCGCTGCAAGCCGAGCGTCCGACCACGCTTCGGAGAACCAGTCGATGAACGGTAGTTGACATCGGGGGCCCGCTGTCCCCCTTGTCGACACCTGCGCACTGACCGGTGAAGATCGGGCACGCCGTCGCGGTGTTCCGCGCCGCGACTTAAGTGCCGTGCGCCCGCGACAGCCGTTGAAAGCGGGCCATGAGGTCCGCGCGATGGAGGGGGACGTTCGTGATGAACTCGCGGTGCTGGCGCGAGCCTCTCCAGGCCGGGTGCTGCGGCGGTTCGGGCAGAACCGCGTCGATCAGGTCGAGGTCGAAGCCATAGAGGATGGTGCCGTGGTGAAGCAGGGTGTTACGGAGACGTCGCTGGGCGTGGCCGGCGAACTTCAAGTTGCCGAGCGCGAGGTCGGTCGACTGGATGGTGACGGCAGGAATGGCGAGCGCATTGACCACGGCACCGAGTAGCGTTTCGTAGCTACCGGCGACGTCGGCGAGCGCGGGGCGTGCGTCGAGGGAGAGAATTAGCGCGAAGTTGAGGCAGCCGGGGCCGAGCACGACCGCTCCCCCACCGGATTCGCGGCGGAGGATCGGCACGCCGCGGGCCGCGCAGGCGTCGACGTACGCCCAAGCGTCCGCGGAACCGTTGCGGGGCAGGACGACGGTCGGATGAGCAGCCTCCCAGATGAGCAGGTGCTCCCCTCCCCCAGCACCGCTTGGCGTGTCGCCGGCATGCACGCCCGCGCACTGGACGCGCTCGACGCTCGCCAAGATCTCCCGTTCCTCGCGCAGCCCCGTGGCGGCTGGCACGACCCCGAGGTCGGTCAGCTCCATGGGGGCTGGCGGTACAATCCGGGCAATCAAGGGTGACTGATTCTGCCGCGACGGAACGGACGGGGGCAGTCTATCTGGACTGCGCCGCCACCTGCCCGCTGGATCCGCGGGTAGCCGCGGAGCTGCGGCGATTCTCCGAGGCGGAGTTCGGAAACGCGGGCAGCCGGACGCACGACTTCGGGCGGCTCGCCAGGCAGGCGGTCGAACGGGCGCGGGCGCATGTCGCGCGGGTCGTGGACGCGGGCCGGAACGAGGTGGTGTTCACGAGCGGCGCGACGGAGGCGAACAACCTCGCGATCCTGGGCCTTGAAGCGTTCGGACGGACGCACGGTCGGAAGCACTTGGTCAGCACGCGGATCGAGCACCACGCGGTGCTGGAGCCGTTGCGGGCCCTCGCCGAGCGCGGATTCGAACTGACGCTGGTCCAGCCGGAGCCGGGAGGCTGGGTCGATGTCGGCCGCGTCGCGGATGCGGTTCGTCCGGACACGCTGCTCGTGTCGGTGATGCAGGTGAACAACGAGACCGGCGTCGTGCAACCGGTTGACGCAATCGCGGATCGGCTGGAGGACGCCGGGTCGGAGGCGTTCCTGCACGTTGACGCGGCGCAGGGGTTCGGCAAAGCGATCGAGCCGCTACGGTCGAAACGGATCGATCTCATCAGCATCAGCGCGCACAAGATCTGCGGGCCGAAGGGCATTGGCGCGCTGATCGCCCGGCGGCGGGGAACCGACAAGCCGCCGCTCACGCCGCTGCTGCACGGGGGCGGGCAGGAGATGGGGCTGCGGCCCGGCACGTTGCCGGTCGCGCTCATCGCCGCGTTCGGCCGCGCCGCCGAGATCGCGCTCGAAGAGCAGGCGGCGCGTCGTGACGCTGCGGCGGCGTTCGAACGGCGCCTGCTCGACGGACTCGCGCCGCTTGCGCCGCGCGTGAACGGCGATCCGGAACGCCGGATCCCGTACATCCTGAACCTGTGGATCCCGGACTGGGACAAGGAAGGCCTGATCGAGGCGTGGGCGCCGTTCGCGGCGATTTCGGACGGCGCCGCCTGCACGTCGCAGTCGTACACGTGCAGCCATGTGCTGGCCGCGATGGGGGTCGAGGGGCAAGCGGAGACGGGCGCGGTCCGGCTGTCGTGGTGTCATCTGACGGAGGAGCCGGACGTGGCGGCGATGGTGAGGGCTTGCCGGCCTGGAGGCCGGCGCACCGGCCGGCGCACCAGTGGGACCACGGGCGGGCTCTCCGAGCGCGTTGCGGCGGGCAGGCCATCATGACGCCGCGCCGTCCCGCCGGCGAGGTGCTCCGCTACAAGCGCTCCCGCTTCGCGACCCGCCTCCCGAAGCACTACCGCTACACGCGAGCCCATTATTGGCTGCACCGCGAGTCGGACGACGGCCCGTGGCGGATCGGCCTGACTACGTTCGCCACGCGGATGCTGGGCGACCTAGTAGAATGCAACTTTGCGCTGGCGGCGGGCGACCCGGTCAGGGTCGGCCAGCCCATCGGCACCATCGAGGGATTCAAGGCAATCTCGGACCTGTACGCCGTGGCGGAGGGACGCTTCGCCGGGGCGAACGGGGCGCTCGACATGGACATCACGCTGGTCGAATCGGCGCCTTACGCGGACGGCTGGCTGTATGCCGTCGACGGCGCCGCCGACCCCGACAGTCTGGACGTGGAAGGCTATGTCTCCGTCCTCGACGCCACGATCGACCGGATGCTGGCGGCCCGGGGCGAGGGGGATCCCGATGCCTGAGGCCCGCGCCGGCGACGGCGCGGCCCGCTACATCATGGTGGGGGGCTTTCTCGGCGCCGGCAAGACGACCGCCATCCTGCGCCTCGCCCACCACCTGACCGACGCTGGCCAGCGCGTGGGACTGATCACGAACGATCAGAGCGTCGGGCTGGTCGACACGACCCTGGCCCGGGCCGAGGGCTTCCCGGTCGAGGAGATCACCGGCGGCTGCTTCTGCTGCCGCTTCAACACGCTGATGGACGCGGCGGACAAGCTGACCGCGGACGCTCGCCCGGATGTCTTCATCGCCGAGCCGGTCGGCAGTTGCACCGACCTGCGCGCCGCCGTGAGCTACCCGTTGCGCCGGATGTACGGCGACGCCTTCGAGATCGCTCCGCTCAGCGTCCTGGTCGATCCCATTCGCGCCCTCCGCATCCTGGAGCTGGAGCCGGGCCGCTCGTTCTCAGAAAAGGTGCGCTACGTCTACGACCGGCAGTTGGCCGAGGCGGACGTAATCGTCGTCAACAAGACGGACATCGTGGACGGCGGACGTCTGGCCAGTCTCCGGCAGGGGCTCGCGGAGCGGTATCCGCAGGCGGAAGTAATCGCCATGTCCGCCCGCGAAGGCGACGGCGTGGCCGGCTGGTTCGACCGGGTGACGGGCGGCGCGCTCGGTTTGGACGCCTCGCCCGACGTCGACTACGAGACCTACGCGGAGGGCGAAGCGCTGCTCGGCTGGCTGAACGCGACGGTGCGCGTGACCGCGGGTGCGCCGTTCGATGGCAACGCGCTGCTGCGGGAGCTGGCCGGCCGGATCGCGGTCACGGTCGGCGCTGGCGAGATCGCCCACCTGAAGATGACGCTGACGGCGGAGGAGCTGCCCTCCGACATCGCCGTCCTGAACCTGGTGGCGGGCGACCGCGGGGCGGAGATGGCGCATACGCTGAAGGCGCCGATCGACGCGGGCGAACTGATCCTGAACCTCCGGGCCGAGGCGGATCCGGAACTGCTCCACGACGCCGCGCTTGCCGCCCTCCGCGGGTGGGAAGCCGAGGCCGCGGGCCGTCGCGCGGCAGTCGATCACATCGAGCACTTCCGTCCCGCGAAGCCGGAGCCGACGTACCGGATGGCGACCGCCACCGCCTGATCGCCCGAGGGCATGAGACTGCAATGAGCGACCGCGAGCGGACCGAGCCGAAAGCCCCGGAGGGCGGCGGCGCCAGCGCCGGACCGGCCCTGGTTTACTGCCGCTGCGCCTACGCGCGCGTCGTGCCGCTGAAGGTGAAGGACGGCGTCCTGGAAGCGCTGGCCGCCTCCGGCGTCGACTTCGACGCCGCGCCCGACCTGTGCGAGATGTCGGCGCGGCGCGATCCGCGCCTCAAGGAGATCGCGGGCGCCGGGCCCGTGAAGATCGCCGCGTGCTATCCTCGCGCGGTCCGCTGGCTGTTCAACGACGCCGGCTCTCCCCTCGACGAGGAACAGGTCACGATCCTGAACATGCGCGAGCAGACGGTGGAAGAGGTAGCGGCCGCCATGCTGAACGGCGACTCCCAACCTGCGACGGAGGAGAACGAATGAGCGGCGCCGGCGCGCTCTCGCTGCCCGTCCTGCAGGTGGCGCTCTACGAGGGGCGCGGGGCCGAGCCGATTGACGCCGGGCGACGCTTCGCGCTCATGGGCGCCCTGCTCGATCGCGGCTACCGCGTGACTCGCGTCACGGAAGGGGCCGCCGCGCGCGCCGACGACGGCAACGCGCTCGCCGTCCTCGGCCGGTTCAGCGACGAGAAGCCGGCCGACGCGCTCGGCACGGACGGCGGCGGCCGCGTCTGGTTCCGGGACATCGGGGACCACACGCCGGACGCCGTGATCGCGCAGGTCGAGGCGATCCGCGCCGAGTGCGACGCCCGCGAGCCGGGGGGCTGGAAGCCGTGGTTCCCGGTCATCGACTTCGACCGCTGCACCAACTGCATGCAGTGCCTCAGCTTCTGCCTCTTCGACGTGTACGGCGTTTCGAAGCAGGGGCAGATCCAGGTCCAGAACCACGACAACTGCAAGACCGACTGCCCCGCCTGCTCGCGCGTCTGCCCGGAGGTGGCGATCCTCTTCCCGAAGTATCGCCACGGCCCGATCCACGGCGGCGAGGTGAACACCGACGACGTGCGGCGCGAGGCGATGAAGGTGGACATCTCCGCCCTCCTCGGCGGCGACATCTACGCCGCGCTGCGCGACCGGAGCGCGAAGGCGAAGTCGCGCTTCTCGAAGGAACGGGACGAGGAGCGCGCGCTGAAGGAGCGGCAGAAGTGCCTCGTCAAGCTGCAGGCGAACCTCGACATCCCGACCGAGGTACTGGCGAGCCTGCCGACCCTCGACGAGATCCAGGCCAAGGCGGAAGCCGCGAAGCGCCGCGCGGAAGAGGCGGTGGAGGCCAATCTGGCCGCCGGCCGGGCCGGGGGCGAAACGGCCGGGGCCCGCCAGGAGTCCTGATCCCCATGGTGGTCGCCCTCGCCCGCCGGATGCTGACCGAGCCCGATCCGCGGGCGTTGCGCAAGCTCGTCTGGAACATGGGCGTCAAGGGCGTCCGCTCCGTCCAGCGCTACAAGCAGCGGCTGAAGCGCGGCGAGCACTTCCCGCCGTTCCTTTTCATCTCCGTCATCTCCGGCTGCCAGTTGCGGTGCCAGGGCTGCTGGGTCGACGTCGAGGCGCCGAGCCGCAAGATCGAGCTGGACGAGCTGAACCGGATCGTCGGTGACGCGAAGGCGCACGGCAACAGCTACTTCGGCATCCTCGGGGGCGAGCCGCTGATGCACCCCGAGCTGTTCGATCTCTTCGCCGCGCATCCGGACTGCTACTTCCAGCTCTTCACCAACGGCCACCTGATCGACGACGCGCGGGCGGCGGAGCTGCGCCGCCTCGGCAACGTGACGCCGCTCGTCAGCATCGAGGGAACGTCCGTCGTGAGCGACGAGCGGCGCGGACGCGCCGGCGTCCTCGACAAGTCGATCGCCGGCCTCGAGGCGTGCACGCGGAACCGCCTGGTCACCGGCGTGGCGACCAGCGTCTGCAAGACGAACATCGACGACCTCGTGCAGGAGAAATGGCTGCGCCGCCTGATCGGGATGGGCGTCCATTACGCCTGGTTCCACACCTACCGGGTGACGGGACCCAAGCCGTCGGTGGAACTGGCCCTCGATCCGGAGGAGGTGCTGCGCGTCCGGCGGTTCATCGTGGAGATGCGGGCCCGGCTCCCGATCGCCATCGTCGACGCCTACTGGGACGACGAGGGGCAGGCGCTCTGCCCGATGGCGACCGGCGTCAGCCACCACATCAGCCCCTACGGCGACATCGAGCCGTGCCCGATCATCCAGTTCGCGACCGAATCGGTCTATGATCGCCCGAGCCTTTTCGAGACGATGACGCAATCCGCCTTCCTGAAGGACTTTCGCGAGACGGCGGCCGCTACGACGCGCGGCTGCATCGTGCTGGAGCGGCCCGACCTGGTGCGCGAGCTGGTCGACCGCCACGGGGCGCGCGACACGACGCAGCGGCAGACGGCGGCGGCCGAATTGTCCGCCCTGACCGGCCGCGGCAGCCAGCATGTCCCCGGGCAGGAGATTCCGGAGGAGCACTGGGCTTACAGCTTCGCGAAGAAGCACTGGTTCTTCGGATTCGGAGCCTATAGCTGAGCGCGCCTCCCGCAGACCCGATGGAAACCGCCACACCGACCGTTCCGCTGCCGCTCGTCTCGCTGCCGCGCGCGGTGCCGGAGATGCCCAACCGTCCGCCGCAGGAGAACATCCCGCAGACGCGCGGCGAGCGCGAGCTGATCCTCCGGCAGGTGAAGGCCTACGTCGCGGAAGCCGAGAACGAGTTGACGCCGCCGCTCGTGCTCGACGAGTTGCGCCAGCGGGCCGAAGCGCTCGTCGCGCGGCACGGGATCGACTCGAAGTACGTCGATTACGTCGGCATCGTCCTCAGCAACGAGGTGTGGCGCGAGCAGCTTTCGGCGGTTCCC
Proteins encoded in this window:
- a CDS encoding lipoate--protein ligase family protein gives rise to the protein MELTDLGVVPAATGLREEREILASVERVQCAGVHAGDTPSGAGGGEHLLIWEAAHPTVVLPRNGSADAWAYVDACAARGVPILRRESGGGAVVLGPGCLNFALILSLDARPALADVAGSYETLLGAVVNALAIPAVTIQSTDLALGNLKFAGHAQRRLRNTLLHHGTILYGFDLDLIDAVLPEPPQHPAWRGSRQHREFITNVPLHRADLMARFQRLSRAHGT
- a CDS encoding aminotransferase class V-fold PLP-dependent enzyme codes for the protein MTDSAATERTGAVYLDCAATCPLDPRVAAELRRFSEAEFGNAGSRTHDFGRLARQAVERARAHVARVVDAGRNEVVFTSGATEANNLAILGLEAFGRTHGRKHLVSTRIEHHAVLEPLRALAERGFELTLVQPEPGGWVDVGRVADAVRPDTLLVSVMQVNNETGVVQPVDAIADRLEDAGSEAFLHVDAAQGFGKAIEPLRSKRIDLISISAHKICGPKGIGALIARRRGTDKPPLTPLLHGGGQEMGLRPGTLPVALIAAFGRAAEIALEEQAARRDAAAAFERRLLDGLAPLAPRVNGDPERRIPYILNLWIPDWDKEGLIEAWAPFAAISDGAACTSQSYTCSHVLAAMGVEGQAETGAVRLSWCHLTEEPDVAAMVRACRPGGRRTGRRTSGTTGGLSERVAAGRPS
- a CDS encoding glycine cleavage system protein H; amino-acid sequence: MTPRRPAGEVLRYKRSRFATRLPKHYRYTRAHYWLHRESDDGPWRIGLTTFATRMLGDLVECNFALAAGDPVRVGQPIGTIEGFKAISDLYAVAEGRFAGANGALDMDITLVESAPYADGWLYAVDGAADPDSLDVEGYVSVLDATIDRMLAARGEGDPDA
- a CDS encoding cobalamin biosynthesis protein P47K, which gives rise to MVGGFLGAGKTTAILRLAHHLTDAGQRVGLITNDQSVGLVDTTLARAEGFPVEEITGGCFCCRFNTLMDAADKLTADARPDVFIAEPVGSCTDLRAAVSYPLRRMYGDAFEIAPLSVLVDPIRALRILELEPGRSFSEKVRYVYDRQLAEADVIVVNKTDIVDGGRLASLRQGLAERYPQAEVIAMSAREGDGVAGWFDRVTGGALGLDASPDVDYETYAEGEALLGWLNATVRVTAGAPFDGNALLRELAGRIAVTVGAGEIAHLKMTLTAEELPSDIAVLNLVAGDRGAEMAHTLKAPIDAGELILNLRAEADPELLHDAALAALRGWEAEAAGRRAAVDHIEHFRPAKPEPTYRMATATA
- a CDS encoding ferredoxin family protein codes for the protein MSGAGALSLPVLQVALYEGRGAEPIDAGRRFALMGALLDRGYRVTRVTEGAAARADDGNALAVLGRFSDEKPADALGTDGGGRVWFRDIGDHTPDAVIAQVEAIRAECDAREPGGWKPWFPVIDFDRCTNCMQCLSFCLFDVYGVSKQGQIQVQNHDNCKTDCPACSRVCPEVAILFPKYRHGPIHGGEVNTDDVRREAMKVDISALLGGDIYAALRDRSAKAKSRFSKERDEERALKERQKCLVKLQANLDIPTEVLASLPTLDEIQAKAEAAKRRAEEAVEANLAAGRAGGETAGARQES
- a CDS encoding radical SAM protein; its protein translation is MVVALARRMLTEPDPRALRKLVWNMGVKGVRSVQRYKQRLKRGEHFPPFLFISVISGCQLRCQGCWVDVEAPSRKIELDELNRIVGDAKAHGNSYFGILGGEPLMHPELFDLFAAHPDCYFQLFTNGHLIDDARAAELRRLGNVTPLVSIEGTSVVSDERRGRAGVLDKSIAGLEACTRNRLVTGVATSVCKTNIDDLVQEKWLRRLIGMGVHYAWFHTYRVTGPKPSVELALDPEEVLRVRRFIVEMRARLPIAIVDAYWDDEGQALCPMATGVSHHISPYGDIEPCPIIQFATESVYDRPSLFETMTQSAFLKDFRETAAATTRGCIVLERPDLVRELVDRHGARDTTQRQTAAAELSALTGRGSQHVPGQEIPEEHWAYSFAKKHWFFGFGAYS